From Pseudomonas putida, one genomic window encodes:
- the gltR gene encoding two-component system response regulator GltR encodes MSTAGKSILMVDDDQEIRELLQTYLSRAGFQVHAQADGQGFRHALENTHCDLVILDVMLPDEDGFSLCRWVRQHPRQSRVPIIMLTASSDEADRVIGLELGADDYLGKPFSPRELQARIKALLRRAEFGQAAPASAVLAFDDWRLDTVSHRLFHRDGEEVILSGADFALLKLFLDHPQQILDRDTIGNATRGREPMPLDRIVDMAVSRLRQRLRDTDKPPRLIRTVRGSGYLLAAHVCCAS; translated from the coding sequence TTGAGCACTGCCGGTAAATCGATCCTGATGGTGGATGACGATCAGGAAATCCGCGAGCTGTTGCAAACCTATCTGAGCCGCGCTGGCTTTCAGGTGCATGCCCAAGCCGATGGGCAAGGTTTTCGCCACGCTCTGGAAAACACTCACTGCGATCTGGTCATTCTCGATGTGATGCTGCCCGACGAGGACGGCTTCAGCCTGTGTCGCTGGGTGCGCCAGCACCCGCGCCAGTCGCGGGTACCGATCATCATGCTGACCGCCAGTTCCGACGAGGCCGACCGGGTCATCGGCCTTGAGCTCGGGGCGGACGATTACCTGGGCAAGCCGTTCAGCCCGCGGGAGCTGCAGGCGCGCATCAAGGCCCTGCTGCGGCGCGCGGAATTCGGCCAGGCCGCCCCAGCCAGCGCGGTACTGGCCTTCGACGACTGGCGCCTGGACACGGTCAGCCATCGGCTGTTCCACCGCGATGGAGAAGAGGTGATCCTTTCCGGTGCCGACTTCGCCCTGCTCAAGCTGTTTCTCGATCACCCTCAGCAGATCCTCGACCGCGATACCATCGGCAACGCTACCCGTGGCCGTGAGCCGATGCCGCTGGACCGTATCGTTGACATGGCGGTCAGCCGCCTGCGCCAGCGTCTGCGCGACACCGACAAACCGCCACGGCTGATCCGCACGGTACGCGGCAGTGGGTACCTGCTCGCTGCGCATGTCTGCTGTGCGTCCTGA
- a CDS encoding ATP-binding protein, with protein MSAVRPERRWRLLPRSLLGRMLLLTLLVVLLAQGLSSVIWVTQLRASQMQGLRASAGSLAHSMSASVSYFRSLPVAYRPMVLDQLRSMGGTRFFVSLNDKPLDMPVLPLTPRKRAVIEVFQQVLHERLGAQMEISVEFVAPDDLRIFNSGLKLDELPRSWAHYSLTLEPLNPPVLVTQIRLGEDEWLYIASLLPEPYTSLEAERLPRQQIGFIVLTTALLLLFIGLLVHWQSWPLKRLARAARDLSLGADVAPVPEGGGSEVVEVGRAFNSMRERISRYLTERSQLFSAISHDLRTPITRLRLRVELLEDERMQAKFSQDLDELELLVKGALQCVKDTDIHENIEPVDLNQVLEILAEPYLGDGRITVEGQALAPYPGKPLALRRCIGNLIDNAIKYGERAHLRIIDSAQGFVLQVDDQGPGVPQQRLEQVFEPHFRLAGQQQGYGLGLGIARNIAHSHGGEVSLLNLREGGLRVTLHLPRGVE; from the coding sequence ATGTCTGCTGTGCGTCCTGAGCGGCGCTGGCGCTTGCTGCCGCGCTCGCTGCTGGGGCGCATGCTGCTGTTGACCTTGCTGGTGGTGCTGCTGGCGCAGGGTTTGTCCAGCGTCATCTGGGTCACGCAGCTACGTGCCAGCCAGATGCAAGGCCTGCGCGCCAGTGCCGGCAGCCTGGCCCATTCGATGAGTGCCAGCGTCAGTTATTTCCGTTCTTTGCCGGTGGCCTACCGGCCGATGGTATTGGACCAGTTGCGCAGCATGGGGGGGACGCGTTTTTTCGTGTCGCTCAACGACAAGCCCCTGGACATGCCGGTATTGCCCCTAACGCCACGCAAGCGGGCGGTGATCGAAGTGTTTCAGCAGGTACTGCATGAACGGCTGGGCGCCCAGATGGAAATTTCCGTCGAGTTCGTCGCCCCCGATGACCTGCGCATCTTCAACAGCGGCCTCAAGCTCGATGAGCTGCCGCGTTCCTGGGCGCATTACTCGCTGACCCTGGAGCCACTCAACCCGCCCGTACTGGTCACGCAGATTCGCCTGGGCGAAGACGAGTGGCTGTACATCGCCTCGTTGCTGCCTGAGCCCTACACCAGCCTTGAAGCCGAGCGCCTGCCACGCCAGCAGATCGGCTTCATCGTCCTGACCACCGCCTTGCTGCTGTTGTTCATCGGCCTGCTGGTGCACTGGCAGAGCTGGCCACTCAAACGCCTGGCGCGGGCCGCGCGGGATCTGTCGCTGGGCGCCGATGTGGCGCCAGTGCCCGAGGGCGGTGGCAGCGAGGTGGTCGAGGTCGGGCGAGCGTTCAACAGCATGCGTGAGCGTATAAGCCGCTACCTCACCGAGCGCAGTCAGTTGTTCAGCGCCATTTCCCACGACCTGCGCACGCCTATCACCCGGCTGCGGCTGCGTGTGGAACTGTTGGAAGATGAGCGCATGCAGGCCAAGTTCAGTCAGGATCTCGATGAGCTGGAGCTGTTGGTCAAAGGCGCTTTGCAATGCGTGAAAGACACTGACATCCACGAGAACATCGAGCCGGTCGATCTCAACCAGGTCCTGGAGATTCTCGCCGAGCCGTATCTGGGGGATGGCCGCATCACCGTGGAAGGCCAGGCCCTGGCGCCGTATCCGGGCAAGCCGCTGGCCTTGCGCCGCTGCATCGGCAACCTGATAGACAATGCCATCAAATACGGCGAGCGTGCCCACCTGCGCATCATCGACAGCGCGCAGGGCTTTGTCCTGCAGGTGGATGACCAAGGCCCGGGCGTGCCACAGCAGCGCCTTGAGCAGGTGTTCGAGCCGCATTTCAGGCTGGCCGGGCAGCAGCAGGGGTATGGCTTGGGCTTGGGGATTGCACGCAACATTGCCCACAGCCATGGGGGGGAGGTGAGCCTGCTCAACTTGCGCGAGGGCGGCTTGCGCGTGACCCTCCATCTGCCGCGTGGCGTTGAGTGA
- a CDS encoding D-hexose-6-phosphate mutarotase, whose protein sequence is MPEHPLHRFFTAQRPRPTFEWERYQQRDVLIIDHPRCQAVFSRQGAQLLHFQPAGERPWLWCAEQWPQVGAIRGGVPVCWPWYGRHPSEDLWPAHGWARLLDWKLVDSREDEEGVSLKWRLDLCDWQVDLHARLGSRMELSLSTEHQDSEPCQLSHALLAYWRISDVSEIALSGLEDIQGYDRLSRQACREDGALKLKGGCQKVYPGTPRVQLQDPAWQRELCIDTGDSDDTVVWHPGNRPLMGVSGRECQGFVCVEAASGSGEGLSLAPGQRAHLRLQAHRLS, encoded by the coding sequence ATGCCTGAACATCCGCTACATCGCTTCTTTACCGCACAGCGGCCCAGGCCGACATTCGAGTGGGAGCGTTACCAGCAGCGCGATGTGCTGATCATTGACCACCCCCGTTGCCAGGCGGTGTTCAGCCGCCAGGGTGCGCAACTGCTGCACTTCCAGCCGGCCGGTGAGCGGCCCTGGTTGTGGTGTGCCGAGCAGTGGCCGCAGGTGGGGGCGATCCGTGGGGGCGTGCCGGTGTGTTGGCCGTGGTATGGTCGCCACCCCAGCGAGGACCTGTGGCCTGCCCACGGCTGGGCGCGCCTGCTGGACTGGAAGCTGGTGGACAGCCGTGAGGACGAGGAGGGCGTGAGCCTGAAGTGGCGCCTGGACTTGTGCGACTGGCAGGTCGACCTGCATGCCCGCCTGGGCAGCCGCATGGAACTGAGCTTGAGTACCGAGCACCAGGACAGCGAACCCTGCCAGTTGAGCCATGCACTGCTGGCCTACTGGCGTATCAGCGACGTTTCAGAGATAGCGCTGTCCGGGCTTGAAGATATCCAAGGCTATGACCGTCTGAGCCGGCAAGCCTGCCGCGAAGACGGCGCGTTGAAGCTCAAGGGCGGCTGCCAGAAGGTCTATCCCGGCACGCCGCGCGTGCAGCTGCAGGACCCGGCCTGGCAGCGTGAACTGTGCATCGATACCGGTGACAGTGACGATACCGTGGTCTGGCACCCCGGCAACCGCCCGTTGATGGGTGTGAGCGGGCGCGAGTGCCAGGGTTTCGTCTGTGTCGAGGCGGCCAGCGGCAGCGGTGAAGGCCTGAGCCTGGCGCCGGGGCAGCGCGCCCATTTGCGGCTGCAGGCGCACCGGCTCAGCTGA
- the hexR gene encoding DNA-binding transcriptional regulator HexR, which produces MRNLLEQIQGRLDELNKAERKVAEVILLNPQQATRFSIAALAQAAKVSEPTVNRFCRSFGVSGYPELKLQLAQSLASGAAYVSRAVEADDDPAAYTQKIFASAIASLDSACQQLDPQQVSRAVDMMIQARQIHFFGLGASAPVALDAQHKFFRFNLAVSAHADVLMQRMLASVAHTGDLFVIISYTGRTRELVEVARLARENGASVLGLTAAGSPLAQACSLSLHIPLPEDTDIYMPMTSRIIQLTVLDVLATGMTLRRGVDFQPHLRKIKESLNASRYPIEDDELS; this is translated from the coding sequence GTGCGAAACCTCCTGGAGCAGATCCAGGGACGCCTCGACGAGCTGAACAAGGCCGAACGCAAAGTCGCCGAAGTCATCCTGCTCAACCCGCAACAAGCCACCCGTTTCAGCATTGCCGCACTGGCCCAGGCGGCCAAGGTCAGCGAACCGACCGTCAACCGCTTCTGCCGCTCGTTCGGCGTCAGCGGTTACCCCGAGCTCAAGCTGCAGCTGGCGCAAAGCCTCGCCAGTGGTGCGGCCTATGTCAGCCGCGCGGTCGAGGCCGATGACGATCCTGCAGCCTACACCCAGAAGATCTTTGCCAGTGCGATCGCCTCGCTCGACAGCGCCTGCCAGCAGCTTGACCCGCAGCAGGTCAGCCGCGCCGTGGACATGATGATCCAGGCCCGGCAGATCCACTTCTTCGGCCTGGGCGCGTCCGCCCCGGTAGCCCTGGACGCCCAGCACAAGTTTTTCCGTTTCAACCTCGCCGTCTCGGCCCACGCCGACGTGCTGATGCAGCGCATGCTGGCTTCGGTGGCTCACACTGGCGATCTTTTCGTGATCATCTCCTACACCGGGCGCACCCGCGAACTGGTGGAGGTAGCGCGCCTGGCCCGTGAAAACGGCGCCTCGGTGCTCGGCCTGACCGCCGCCGGCTCCCCCTTGGCCCAAGCGTGCAGCCTCAGCCTGCACATCCCGCTACCGGAAGACACCGACATCTACATGCCGATGACGTCGCGGATCATCCAGCTTACCGTGCTCGACGTACTCGCCACCGGGATGACCCTGCGCCGCGGTGTGGACTTCCAGCCGCACCTGCGCAAGATCAAGGAAAGCCTCAACGCCAGCCGCTACCCGATCGAGGACGACGAACTCAGCTGA
- a CDS encoding ABC transporter substrate-binding protein, whose translation MNSTLRLAAAISFASLFPLNAFAADSKGSVEVVHWWTSGGEKAAVDVLKAQVEKDGFTWKDGAVAGGGGATAMTVLKSRAVAGNPPGVAQIKGPDIQEWASTGLLDPDVLKDVAKQEKWDSLLDKKVADTVKYEGDYVAVPVNIHRINWLWINPEVFKKAGIDKAPTTLDEFYAAAEKLKAAGFIPLAHGGQPWQDSTVFESVVLSVMGADGYKKALVDLDEATLTGPQMVKSLTELKKVATYMDPDGKGQDWNLEAAKVINGKAGMQIMGDWAKSEWTLAKKTAGKDYQCVAFPGTDKAFLYNIDSLVVFKQNDEGTAAGQQDIARKVLGQDFQKVFSINKGSIPVRNDMLADMSAYGFDACAQTAAKDFMADAKTGGLQPSMAHNMATTLAVQGAFFDVVTNYINDPKADPADAAKKLAAAIRSAK comes from the coding sequence ATGAATTCGACTCTCCGCCTCGCTGCCGCCATTTCCTTCGCCTCCCTGTTCCCGCTCAATGCCTTCGCCGCCGACTCCAAAGGCAGTGTCGAAGTGGTGCACTGGTGGACTTCCGGTGGGGAAAAAGCGGCGGTCGATGTGCTCAAGGCCCAGGTCGAGAAGGATGGCTTCACCTGGAAGGATGGAGCTGTTGCCGGTGGTGGTGGGGCCACGGCCATGACCGTGCTCAAGAGCCGCGCGGTGGCCGGTAACCCGCCGGGTGTCGCCCAGATCAAGGGGCCGGACATCCAGGAATGGGCTTCCACCGGCCTGCTGGACCCGGATGTGCTCAAGGATGTGGCCAAGCAGGAGAAGTGGGACTCGCTGCTCGACAAGAAAGTCGCCGATACCGTCAAGTACGAAGGTGACTACGTGGCCGTGCCGGTGAACATCCATCGCATCAACTGGCTGTGGATCAACCCTGAAGTGTTCAAGAAGGCCGGCATCGACAAGGCGCCGACCACCCTCGACGAATTCTACGCCGCCGCCGAAAAACTCAAGGCCGCCGGCTTCATCCCGCTCGCCCATGGCGGCCAGCCATGGCAGGACAGCACGGTGTTCGAGAGTGTGGTCCTGTCGGTGATGGGGGCAGACGGTTACAAGAAAGCGCTGGTCGACCTCGATGAAGCCACGCTGACCGGGCCGCAGATGGTCAAGTCACTGACCGAGCTGAAGAAGGTCGCCACCTATATGGACCCCGACGGCAAAGGCCAGGACTGGAACCTGGAAGCGGCCAAGGTCATCAATGGCAAGGCCGGCATGCAGATCATGGGGGACTGGGCCAAGAGCGAATGGACCCTGGCCAAGAAGACCGCTGGCAAGGACTACCAGTGCGTAGCGTTCCCTGGCACCGACAAGGCTTTCCTGTACAACATCGACTCGCTGGTGGTGTTCAAGCAGAACGACGAAGGCACGGCCGCTGGCCAGCAGGACATCGCCAGAAAGGTGCTGGGCCAGGACTTCCAGAAGGTCTTCAGCATCAACAAAGGCTCCATTCCCGTTCGTAACGACATGCTCGCGGACATGAGCGCCTACGGCTTCGACGCCTGCGCCCAGACGGCTGCCAAGGACTTCATGGCCGACGCCAAGACCGGCGGCCTGCAGCCGAGCATGGCGCACAACATGGCCACCACGCTGGCCGTGCAGGGCGCCTTCTTCGATGTGGTGACCAACTACATCAACGACCCCAAGGCAGACCCTGCAGATGCAGCGAAGAAGCTGGCTGCGGCGATCAGATCGGCCAAGTGA
- a CDS encoding carbohydrate ABC transporter permease, whose translation MTTATAQLRAAPLDALQRWLPKLVLAPSMFIVLVGFYGYILWTFVLSFTTSTFLPTYKWAGLAQYARLFDNDRWWVASKNLLVFGGLFIGISLAIGVLLAVLLDQRIRREGFIRTVYLYPMALSMIVTGTAWKWLLNPGMGLDKLLRDWGWEGFRLDWLIDPDRVVYCLVIAAVWQASGFIMAMFLAGLRGVDQSIIRAAQMDGASLPRIYWTVVLPSLRPVFFSSLMILSHIAIKSFDLVAAMTAGGPGYSSDLPAMFMYSFTFSRGQMGMGSASAILMLGAILAILVPYLYSELRSKRHA comes from the coding sequence ATGACTACAGCAACCGCCCAACTGCGGGCCGCTCCCCTGGATGCGCTGCAGCGCTGGCTACCCAAGCTGGTGCTGGCACCGAGCATGTTCATCGTCCTGGTTGGCTTTTACGGCTACATCCTGTGGACGTTCGTCCTGTCCTTCACCACCTCGACCTTCCTGCCGACTTACAAGTGGGCGGGCCTTGCGCAATACGCCAGGCTGTTCGACAACGATCGCTGGTGGGTGGCGAGCAAGAACCTGCTGGTGTTCGGCGGGCTGTTCATCGGTATCAGCCTCGCCATCGGCGTACTGCTGGCGGTGCTGCTCGACCAGCGCATCCGCCGCGAAGGTTTCATCCGCACGGTCTACCTGTACCCCATGGCCCTTTCGATGATCGTCACCGGTACCGCTTGGAAATGGCTGCTCAACCCTGGCATGGGCCTGGACAAGCTGTTGCGTGACTGGGGCTGGGAAGGGTTCCGCCTGGACTGGCTGATCGACCCCGACCGCGTGGTGTACTGCCTGGTCATCGCCGCCGTATGGCAAGCCTCGGGTTTCATCATGGCGATGTTCCTTGCCGGCCTGCGCGGGGTCGACCAGTCGATCATCCGTGCTGCACAGATGGATGGTGCAAGCCTGCCACGCATCTACTGGACCGTGGTGCTGCCGAGCCTGCGCCCGGTGTTCTTCAGTTCGCTGATGATCCTCTCGCACATTGCGATCAAAAGCTTCGACCTGGTGGCCGCAATGACTGCCGGTGGCCCGGGCTACTCGTCCGACCTGCCGGCCATGTTCATGTACTCGTTCACCTTCAGCCGCGGCCAGATGGGCATGGGCTCGGCCAGTGCCATCCTCATGCTCGGGGCGATCCTGGCGATTCTCGTGCCTTACCTGTACTCGGAGCTGCGGAGCAAACGCCATGCATAG
- a CDS encoding ABC transporter ATP-binding protein, with product MATLELRNVNKTYGSGLPDTLKDIQLSIKDGEFLILVGPSGCGKSTLMNCIAGLENISGGAILIDDQDVSGMSPKDRDIAMVFQSYALYPTMSVRENIEFGLKIRKMPQAAIDEEVARVAKLLQIEHLLARKPAQLSGGQQQRVAMGRALARRPKIYLFDEPLSNLDAKLRVEMRTEMKLMHQRLKTTTVYVTHDQIEAMTLGDKVAVMKDGIIQQFGTPQQIYNDPANQFVASFIGSPPMNFIPVRLARQDGRLLALLDSGQARCELPLGMAVDELDGREVILGIRPEQISLGTGEGNGLPGIRAEVQVTEPTGPDLLVFVTLNQTKVCCRLAPDVACRVGDSLNLQFDPARVLLFDAASGERLDLNTANVSVKDNVTHLKSR from the coding sequence ATGGCAACGCTTGAACTTCGTAATGTGAACAAGACCTACGGCAGCGGCCTGCCGGACACCCTCAAGGACATTCAGCTGTCGATCAAGGATGGCGAATTCCTGATTTTGGTCGGCCCTTCGGGCTGCGGTAAATCGACGTTGATGAACTGCATCGCGGGCCTTGAAAACATCAGCGGCGGCGCGATTCTCATCGATGATCAGGATGTCAGTGGCATGAGCCCCAAGGATCGTGACATCGCCATGGTGTTCCAGTCCTACGCGCTGTATCCGACCATGAGCGTGCGCGAGAACATCGAATTCGGCCTGAAGATCCGCAAGATGCCGCAGGCCGCGATCGACGAGGAAGTGGCCCGTGTGGCCAAGCTGTTGCAGATCGAACACCTGCTTGCACGCAAGCCGGCGCAGTTGTCCGGTGGCCAGCAGCAGCGGGTGGCGATGGGCCGCGCGTTGGCGCGGCGGCCGAAGATCTACCTGTTCGACGAACCGTTGTCCAACCTCGACGCCAAGCTGCGCGTCGAGATGCGCACGGAAATGAAACTGATGCACCAGCGACTGAAAACCACCACGGTGTATGTCACCCACGACCAGATCGAGGCCATGACCTTGGGCGACAAGGTTGCGGTGATGAAGGACGGCATCATTCAGCAGTTCGGTACCCCGCAACAGATCTACAACGACCCGGCCAATCAGTTCGTCGCCAGCTTCATCGGCTCGCCACCGATGAATTTCATTCCGGTGCGCCTGGCCAGGCAGGACGGGCGCCTGCTGGCCCTGCTCGACAGCGGCCAGGCACGTTGCGAGCTGCCGTTGGGCATGGCCGTCGACGAACTCGACGGGCGCGAGGTCATCCTCGGCATCCGCCCGGAGCAGATCAGCCTGGGTACCGGCGAGGGCAATGGCCTGCCGGGCATTCGCGCCGAGGTACAGGTAACCGAGCCTACCGGCCCCGACCTTTTGGTCTTCGTCACCCTCAACCAGACCAAAGTGTGCTGCCGCCTGGCGCCGGATGTGGCGTGCCGGGTCGGTGACAGCCTTAACCTGCAGTTCGACCCGGCTCGGGTGCTGCTGTTTGACGCCGCCAGCGGCGAACGCCTGGACTTGAATACTGCCAACGTTTCAGTGAAGGACAACGTGACTCACCTCAAGAGCCGTTGA
- a CDS encoding carbohydrate porin — translation MVGSSGAQAAEAFSSESKWMTGDWGGTRTELLEKGYDFTLDYVGEVAGNLNGGYNDDKTARYSDQFALGAHLDLQKIFGWHDAEFKLAITERSGRNLSNDRISDPRAGQFSSVQEVWGRGQTWRLTQMWIKQKYFDGALDVKFGRFGEGEDFNSFPCDFQNLAFCGSQVGNWVGGIWYNWPVSQWALRVKYNITPEFFVQVGAFEQNPSNLETGNGFKLSGSGTKGAILPVEAVWSPHVNGLPGEYRLGYYYSTADAEDVYEDVNGNPQGISGAGFKSHSSKHGWWVVAQQQVTAHGGDASRGLSLFANFTVHDKATNVVDNYQQVGLVYKGAFDARPKDDIGFGIARIHVNDDVKKRAEQLNAQSGINDYDNPGFVPLQRTEYNAELYYGFHVTNWLTVRPNLQYIKSPGGVDEVDNALVAGLKIQSSF, via the coding sequence ATGGTTGGGAGCAGTGGGGCCCAGGCCGCCGAGGCCTTCTCCAGCGAATCGAAATGGATGACCGGCGACTGGGGGGGAACGCGTACCGAGCTGCTGGAAAAAGGCTACGACTTCACCCTCGACTATGTAGGCGAGGTCGCCGGTAACCTCAATGGCGGCTACAACGACGACAAGACCGCGCGCTACAGCGACCAGTTCGCCCTCGGCGCGCACCTGGACCTGCAGAAGATCTTTGGCTGGCACGATGCCGAGTTCAAACTGGCGATCACCGAGCGAAGTGGCCGCAACCTTTCCAATGACCGCATCAGCGACCCGCGGGCCGGCCAGTTCAGTTCGGTGCAGGAGGTATGGGGGCGCGGCCAGACCTGGCGCTTGACCCAGATGTGGATCAAGCAGAAGTACTTCGACGGTGCCCTGGATGTGAAATTTGGCCGGTTCGGCGAGGGCGAGGACTTCAACAGCTTCCCCTGTGACTTCCAGAACCTGGCCTTCTGTGGATCGCAGGTGGGCAACTGGGTCGGCGGCATCTGGTACAACTGGCCGGTCAGCCAGTGGGCGTTGCGGGTCAAGTACAACATCACGCCAGAGTTCTTCGTCCAGGTCGGCGCGTTCGAGCAGAACCCTTCCAACCTGGAAACCGGCAACGGCTTCAAGCTCAGCGGCAGCGGCACCAAGGGGGCGATCCTGCCGGTGGAGGCGGTCTGGTCACCGCACGTGAACGGCCTGCCGGGCGAGTACCGCCTGGGCTACTACTACAGCACGGCTGATGCCGAAGACGTCTACGAGGACGTCAATGGCAACCCGCAAGGGATCAGCGGCGCCGGCTTCAAGTCACACTCCAGCAAGCATGGCTGGTGGGTGGTTGCGCAGCAGCAGGTCACCGCCCATGGTGGCGACGCCAGCCGCGGTCTGAGCCTGTTCGCCAACTTCACCGTGCATGACAAAGCGACCAACGTGGTCGACAACTACCAGCAGGTAGGGCTGGTCTACAAAGGCGCCTTCGATGCCCGGCCCAAGGACGATATCGGCTTTGGTATCGCCCGCATCCATGTCAACGATGACGTGAAAAAGCGTGCCGAACAGCTCAATGCCCAGAGTGGCATAAATGACTACGACAACCCGGGCTTCGTGCCGCTGCAGCGCACCGAATACAACGCCGAGCTCTATTACGGCTTCCACGTCACCAACTGGCTGACCGTTCGCCCGAACCTTCAGTACATCAAGAGCCCCGGTGGGGTGGACGAGGTGGACAACGCGCTGGTCGCTGGTTTGAAGATTCAGTCGTCATTCTGA
- a CDS encoding AGE family epimerase/isomerase — protein sequence MDYIDSPEHTAWLASEGERLLRFAKASQAPEGFGNLDARGNLPPTAVAETMNTARMTHSFALAHLQGAPGCLALVQHGVHALCGPLRDAEYGGWFARPHGQGDNGKAAYLHAFVALAASSAVVAGAAGAQGLLAQAIQVIEERFWSEEEGAMRESFSSDWQQPEAYRGANSNMHATEAFLALADVTGDVRWLERALRIVERIIHGHAGAGGYRVIEHFDAHWQPLPEYNQDNPADHFRPYGTTPGHAFEWSRLALHLEAARRQAGLPVPAWLLACARGLFANACTHAWSVDGAEGIVYTLGWDDRPRVRERLHWVHAEACASAAALLRRTGEQQYERWYRRFWAFIDTHFIDHAAGSWHHELGPDNQPAATIWAGKPDLYHAYQAVLLPTLPLAPSLASALARNVTKR from the coding sequence ATGGACTACATCGATTCCCCGGAACATACCGCCTGGCTCGCAAGCGAGGGCGAGCGGCTGCTCCGTTTCGCCAAGGCCTCGCAAGCCCCCGAAGGTTTCGGCAATCTCGACGCCCGCGGCAATCTGCCCCCTACGGCTGTCGCCGAGACCATGAACACCGCACGCATGACCCACAGCTTCGCCCTGGCCCACCTCCAGGGGGCGCCTGGCTGCCTGGCATTGGTACAGCACGGTGTACACGCCTTGTGCGGGCCTTTGCGCGACGCCGAGTACGGCGGTTGGTTCGCCCGGCCGCACGGGCAGGGCGACAATGGCAAGGCGGCTTACCTGCATGCCTTCGTCGCGCTTGCCGCCAGCTCTGCCGTGGTGGCGGGCGCTGCGGGCGCACAGGGGTTGCTGGCGCAGGCGATACAGGTCATCGAAGAGCGCTTCTGGAGCGAAGAGGAGGGTGCTATGCGCGAATCCTTTTCCAGCGACTGGCAGCAGCCCGAAGCCTATCGCGGTGCCAACAGCAACATGCACGCCACCGAGGCCTTCCTCGCCCTGGCAGACGTGACCGGTGATGTGCGTTGGTTAGAGCGCGCCTTGCGTATCGTCGAACGCATCATTCACGGCCATGCTGGCGCCGGTGGCTACCGGGTAATCGAACATTTCGATGCGCACTGGCAACCGCTCCCCGAATACAACCAAGACAATCCTGCAGACCACTTCCGCCCTTACGGCACAACGCCAGGCCATGCATTCGAGTGGTCCCGTCTGGCCCTTCACCTCGAAGCTGCACGTCGTCAGGCCGGGCTTCCCGTTCCGGCATGGCTGCTGGCCTGTGCGCGGGGCTTGTTCGCCAACGCCTGCACCCATGCCTGGAGCGTCGATGGTGCCGAGGGCATCGTCTACACCCTGGGCTGGGACGATCGGCCCAGGGTGCGCGAGCGCCTGCACTGGGTGCATGCCGAAGCCTGCGCCAGCGCCGCAGCGCTGCTGCGGCGAACCGGCGAGCAACAGTACGAACGATGGTACCGGCGTTTCTGGGCGTTCATCGACACCCACTTCATCGACCACGCAGCCGGAAGCTGGCACCACGAACTCGGCCCGGACAATCAGCCAGCGGCGACGATCTGGGCTGGCAAGCCAGACCTCTATCACGCCTACCAGGCTGTACTGCTGCCAACGCTGCCCCTGGCTCCCAGCCTGGCCAGCGCACTGGCGCGCAATGTAACCAAACGATGA
- a CDS encoding carbohydrate ABC transporter permease, producing MHSPIEKPLPSISRIAIHAVLLTAVLLYLVPLVVMLLTSFKTPEDISTGNLLSWPTVVSGIGWVKAWGTVSGYFWNSIMITVPAVLISTAIGALNGYVLSMWRFRGSQLFFGLLLFGCFLPFQTVLLPASFTLGKLGLASTTSGLVLVHVVYGLAFTTLFFRNFYVSIPDALVKAARLDGAGFFTIFRRIILPMSTPIIMVCLIWQFTQIWNDFLFGVVFSSGDSQPITVALNNLVNTSTGAKEYNVDMAAAMIAGLPTLLVYVVAGKYFVRGLTAGAVKG from the coding sequence ATGCATAGCCCTATCGAAAAACCGCTGCCGAGCATCAGCCGCATCGCCATTCACGCGGTGTTGCTGACCGCCGTGCTGCTTTACCTGGTGCCGCTTGTGGTGATGCTGCTGACCAGCTTCAAAACGCCGGAGGACATCAGTACCGGCAACTTGCTGAGCTGGCCGACCGTGGTCAGCGGCATCGGTTGGGTCAAGGCCTGGGGCACGGTCAGCGGCTATTTCTGGAACTCGATCATGATCACCGTGCCAGCGGTGCTGATCTCGACCGCCATTGGTGCACTCAACGGATATGTGCTGTCGATGTGGCGGTTCCGTGGGTCCCAGTTGTTTTTCGGCCTGCTGTTGTTCGGTTGCTTTTTGCCGTTCCAGACCGTGTTGCTGCCAGCCTCGTTCACCCTCGGCAAGCTGGGCCTGGCCAGCACCACCAGCGGGCTGGTGCTGGTGCACGTGGTCTATGGCCTGGCCTTTACCACGCTGTTCTTCCGCAACTTCTATGTGAGCATTCCCGATGCGCTGGTCAAGGCCGCACGCCTGGACGGTGCCGGGTTCTTCACCATTTTCCGCCGCATCATCCTGCCGATGTCGACACCCATCATCATGGTCTGCCTGATCTGGCAGTTCACCCAGATCTGGAACGACTTCCTGTTCGGCGTGGTGTTCTCCAGCGGCGATTCGCAACCGATCACCGTGGCGTTGAACAACCTGGTCAATACCAGTACCGGGGCCAAGGAGTACAACGTCGACATGGCGGCGGCGATGATCGCCGGCCTGCCAACCCTGCTGGTCTATGTGGTGGCAGGCAAGTATTTCGTTCGCGGGCTTACAGCCGGCGCGGTCAAGGGGTAA